The nucleotide window CCTGCGAGCCGCTGGGCGCCTACCCGGCGGTGGGCAAGCTGGTGCTGGCGAAGTACACCACGGTGCTGGGCCTCGCCCCGCAGGCACCGCAGAGCGCGCCGGCCCACTGACCGGCGCGGCGTGACCGCACCAAACGGCCGGGGACGACATGTGCGCGTCCCCGGCCGTCCGGCTCGACGGCCGCATCCGGTCAGCGGAAGACCACGCAGGAGGCCGCCGCGACCGGCAGCGTGCCGGACCGGTGCGGGGTCCCGGTGGCCGGGTCGAGGTCGAACCAGGTCACCTCGCCGGAGCGTTCGTTGGCCGCGTACAGCCGGCGCCCGGCCGGGTCCAGGGTGAGGTGGCGCGGCCACGAACCGCCGCATCCGGTGCGCCCGGTGAGCTCCAGCCGGCCGCCGTCCGGGCTCACGGCCAGGACCGCGATCTCGTCCCGGCCGCGTACCGCGACCCAGGCGAAGCGGCCGTCGGGGGCGAGCACGATCTCCGAGGGGTGGTCGGTGCCGGGTTCGCCGAGCGGCTGGGTGTGGCCGGTGGGGCGCAGTTCGCGGGTCTCGCCGTCCCAGGCGGCGACGGTGATGCCGGCCCCGAGTTCCTCGACGACGTAGGCGTGGTGGCCGGCCGGGTGGAAGGTGAGGTGGCGCGGGCCGCTGCCGGGGCGCAGCGCGGTCTGGCGCCGTACCCGCAGTTCGCCGGTGGCCGGGTCGAGGGCGCACACCCGCACCGAGTCGGTGCCCAGGTCGACGGTGAGCAGGGTGCGCCCTCGCGGGTCCGGGGTGACCGCGTGCGCGTGCGGGCCCTCCTGACGCTCCGGGTGCGGGCCGTCGCCCTCGTGCCGCAGGACGTGGCGGAGCGCGGCGGGGGCCTGTTCGGGGTCGAGGGAGAGCACGCTGACGCTGCCGCCGGCGTAGTTGGCGGTGATCAGGTGGCCGTCGTAGAGGCACAGGTGGGTGGGGGCGCCGCCGCCGACCCGCACGGCCGGGGCCAGCAGCGCGGGGGCGTCCGGGTCGCGCAGCGAGAAGGCGGCGGCCTGACCGTGCTCCTCCTGCTCGCTGACCGCGTAGAGCACGCCGCCGTCCTGCGACAGGGCGAGGAA belongs to Streptantibioticus cattleyicolor NRRL 8057 = DSM 46488 and includes:
- a CDS encoding lactonase family protein, with translation MQAYRGRNFVTGSGQRAYIGSFTSAGGAGITVAAVDPADGSLTVTGRTDAVPDPSFLALSQDGGVLYAVSEQEEHGQAAAFSLRDPDAPALLAPAVRVGGGAPTHLCLYDGHLITANYAGGSVSVLSLDPEQAPAALRHVLRHEGDGPHPERQEGPHAHAVTPDPRGRTLLTVDLGTDSVRVCALDPATGELRVRRQTALRPGSGPRHLTFHPAGHHAYVVEELGAGITVAAWDGETRELRPTGHTQPLGEPGTDHPSEIVLAPDGRFAWVAVRGRDEIAVLAVSPDGGRLELTGRTGCGGSWPRHLTLDPAGRRLYAANERSGEVTWFDLDPATGTPHRSGTLPVAAASCVVFR